GCCTCGTTCATGTGTACCTTCTCCAGCCGCCGCGTCTTCCTGTCGCGACGCTGCTCCGTGGGGGTCCTGGCCAGCGCATTTTTCCAAATGACGTTCCCCTTGAAGCACCCGTTGAATATGGACGTCGGCTCCAACGTAAAACGTGGTCCAATTTCCATCAATGACTTTGGCTCCGTGTCAATTATCTGGTAGTGACGGAACCATATGTGTCCATCAAGGTagaaaaagcacaaaatgtgGTCAACAAACGGCTTAGATCTTGGGTGATACCGTGGGGTATTGAATGTCATTTGGAGAAGTGACTTCACGACCCGTAGGTGTGGTTGGGTCTCAAAATCCCTGTCAAAGTGGAGGAGCGGCCTACTATACTTCAAGCAGTTTCCAGCCATGCGTAGTTCATCTGCCGTGTGTACATTTGTTAATTGCATCTTCACACTGGGACCCCGCGGAGCCTGAGCAATCCAAAGGTAACTGATATCCTGGCGGTGAGCCTCAATAAAGAGTGAACTATTGCACTGGTGAAGCTCGCAAAGTTCAATCACACTATCTCCTAGGCCACCAGTACGACCAAGCTTCGGGTGCTCCCGAGCATGCGGCATCAAATTCCGGATGTCAAGAAGAAGATGGCGGTCTCGACTAGATATATTACGGGAGCCCAAAACTAGGCACTTCTGCCGGTTTGTCATCCGCTTATCCGTTGTTGCGCGTTTCAGCTGCATTTCGCCGATCATTGACTCCTCCACCACACCCCTTTCCCCATGAACTTCTTGCTTTGTTTCCTGGGTCCCTCCATGTTCCTCACTTGAATCGGCGAGCCGCTGACGTTTCTCCCTCTTAACCATTGActacttccttcttctgcAAACAACCTTTTCCACCGCAACACTTTCACAAGTCAATTTAGAAGAGATAAGATACAATATGAAAGAGACCTGAAACCTCTTTAAACAAATATGGACACGCATTTGCATTATGTGGGCGCAACCCCTGTGCATCAAAAGCCGATATTCATCACCAGTCCTCCCAGAGCAAAAAGTTTTTAAttccttttaaaaaaggCACTGCGCTCATAACAgtaagaggaagaaaaagctgGTCTGAGAAGCAAAGAACAAACCGAACAGGGTTGTGCAACTATT
This region of Trypanosoma brucei gambiense DAL972 chromosome 10, complete sequence genomic DNA includes:
- a CDS encoding ribosome biogenesis protein, putative encodes the protein MVKREKRQRLADSSEEHGGTQETKQEVHGERGVVEESMIGEMQLKRATTDKRMTNRQKCLVLGSRNISSRDRHLLLDIRNLMPHAREHPKLGRTGGLGDSVIELCELHQCNSSLFIEAHRQDISYLWIAQAPRGPSVKMQLTNVHTADELRMAGNCLKYSRPLLHFDRDFETQPHLRVVKSLLQMTFNTPRYHPRSKPFVDHILCFFYLDGHIWFRHYQIIDTEPKSLMEIGPRFTLEPTSIFNGCFKGNVIWKNALARTPTEQRRDRKTRRLEKVHMNEAVKAKSKIHKALNPAPEPNPLDLVFRD